The Streptomyces sp. 135 sequence CCCATCGGCGGGGAGCGCGCCCGGGCGATCTTCCGCGCGGACCCCTCCCGCGTCGGCGCCGGCGCGCGGCGCGGGGTGCAGCGGCTGCTGGCCCACGGCACGGTGGCCGTCGCGGGCGAACTCCGCGCCCGCCCCGTCATCGACGCCGTACGCAGGGCGGGCCTCGCGGTGGGCCAACGCCCGCCGAGGCTCCCGGGCCCCGCGTCCCTCTCCCCGACCCCCTTGATCCTGCTCCCGCCCTTGACCCCGGGCGCCCCGGCCCGCTTCGCGGTCTTCGCCGTCCAGAGCCGCCGGTCCTTGGTGACCGAGGGCGCGTCGACCTGCGTGGCAACGGTCATCGCAGGCCGCTTGGTCTACCGAGCCCGTTGACGTCCGTACGAAGAGGGGCCCCGTCAGGGGCGCGGGGAACTGCGTGAGCAACCCAAAACACACCCGCACCCGCCGCCCCGCCCCCAGCCCGGCAGACGCCTTCGCGAAGACAGCCCGCCGCAGGCGAAAACCACCCCCGGGCGACCAAGGCCCCCGCCAATAAAGAAGACCGGCCTGACACAATAGGCCGGGTGACCCGCGCATCCTTGGACAAGCAGCCCCACGAAGTCGCCACGATGTTCGACGACGTCGCGGAACGATACGACCTCACCAACGACGTGCTCTCCCTCGGCCAGACCCGCCTCTGGCGCAAGGAGGTCGCCAAGGCCGTCGACGCGCGCCCCGCGCAGAAGGTCCTGGACCTCGCCGCGGGCACCGCCACCTCCTCCCAGCCCTTCGCGCAGGCCGGCGCGTACGTCGTGCCCTGCGACTTCTCGCTCGGCATGCTCCGGGTCGGCAAGGAGCGCCACCCCTGGATGCCGTTCACGGCGGGCGACGGGACGAAGCTGCCGTTCAAGGACGACACCTTCGACGCCGTCACCATCTCCTTCGGGCTGCGCAACATCCAGGACACGGACCTCGCGCTGCGCGAGCTGTACCGCGTGACGAAGCCCGGCGGCCGGGTCGTGATCTGCGAGTTCTCCAGCCCGACCTGGGCGCCGTTCAGGACCGTCTACACCGAGTACCTGATGCGGGCCCTGCCGCCGGTCGCCCGCGCCGTGTCCTCCAACCCCGACGCGTACGTCTACCTCGCCGAGTCGATCCGCTCCTGGCCCGACCAGCCCGCGCTCGCCGCGCGGCTGAAGGACGCGGGCTGGTCGAAGGTGGCCTGGCGGAACCTCACGGGCGGCGTCGTGGCGCTGCACCGAGGCTTCAAGCAGGGCTGAACCGGGCCGGACCGGGAACCGGCCACCGGCCAAGATGTGTCCGTTGCTACGACCCCCGACAGAACTTATGCGGTTCTTATAGGGTCGGTCCTTCCCGCTCGTGGGTGAACTCCTGGACTGTGACGGAGCGTTTGATGGCGTCGTACTGCCCGCACTGTGGGGCATCAGCCCCAGATGAGGCCCGCTTCTGCATGAAGTGCGGGAAGGAACGCCTCCCGGATCCGCCCGTTCCGGACACCCCGCCCGCCCCGGCGGAGGCGCCCTCGGAACCACGGCCTCCCGCGTCTCCGCCCCCGCCCGCCTACACCCCGGCCCCGGCACCGGCCCCCGCGGCCACCGCCCCCTCTCCCGTCGGCGCCTTCTTCGGCCGTACGTTCCGCGGCGACTGGGCCGGAGCCGCGCAGGCCGCGCTCTGGCCCTTCGCGCTGCTCCTGATCGGCGGTCTCTCCTTCGCCATCCCGTCGTACGGCCAGGGCGACGAGCCGGTCGCCGGCTTCACCGACCGGCTGCGGATCGCCCTCGCGCTGCTCCTCCAATCGGTGGGCGGTGGCTTCGATGTGACGGGCCATGAGCAGCGGCGGCCGTCCTTCGGCGATTCCGACGGCTTCGGCACGGGTTCGGACGGCCTGGGCACGGGCGGCCTCGGCTCGGGCGGCCTCGGCTCCGACTCCTCGGCGGCCACGCTCGAAGGCACGGCCTCCCTGCACATCGTCCCGCTCACCGTGACCGCGCTGTGGATCGTGGCGCTCCTCATCGGCGTACGCGTCCTGCGCAACCGCCTCCTCGCACGCGGGTACGGGCACCAGGGCGGCGGCACGGCCGGGCTGGAAGCGGCCGTACGGGTCTCGCTGCTGGCGACCGCGGGCGTCCTGGCGCTGTCCCTCTTCGCGCAGCCCGAGATCGAGGGCGTCGAACTGTCGTCGTCCCCGGTGCTCGCCGCGCTCGGCGCACTGGGCATCGCGCTCGTCGTCTCCTACGGGGTGCTGCACCGCGCAGACCCGCTCCAGGTCGCCGCGCGGCCCGGCGTGCAGGCCGCCTTCCGGGCCGTGGGCACCGCGCTGCGGGCCCTGGCCGTCGTCCTCGTGCTCTGCGCGGTCGTCGCCTTCGTCAGCCTGGCGCAGGTCGACGACCTGGCCGAGGTCTCCGACCTCGACGACGACGGCGTCTCGCCGCTCCTGGTCGCGCTGCTCATCCTGCCGAACCTCGCGGTCGCGGCGCTCGGCATCAGCTGGGGCGCGGGGGTCGAGGCCTCCGTGCGAGGCAGCGGCTCGCTGTACGGCGGCCGGTCCGAGAGCGAGACCTTCGGTCTCTCCGAACTGGGCGACGTCACCAACGACTGGGCGATCGTGGGCGCGTTGGCGCTCGGCCTCGTCTGCGCGCTGACGCTCGGCGTCCTCGCCGCGCGGCGCTGCGCGAGCCGGGGAGAGCAACTCCTGTGCGCGGGCGTCTTTTTCGGGCTCGTCCTGCTGCTCGCCGCGGCAGGCGGTCTCGGCGTCGAGGCGTCCGGCGCGGTCACCGGCGAGTCGGGATTCGGCGGGGCCGGTGGCAACGGCGGCATGGAGATCGGGCTCAGCGTCCCGGAGGTGCTGCTCTTCGGACTGCTGTGGATCTTCCCCGCCGCGCTGCTCGGGCCGTACCTGCTGCGGATGTCGGGGCAGAGCGGTGCCCCCGCGGCGCCCGCGTACGCACCGGCGGTGCCACCGGTTCCGGGGGCCCCGGCCGGAACGGCTGCCTCCGAAGCCGCCGCGCTGGTCACGCAGTCGGCACCCACCGGCCCCGCCACGCCTCCCGCCCCGGGCACGCCCGTCCACACGTACGGCCCCCACGCCGTCCAGCTCGCCCCGCAGCCCCCCGCCGCCGCCAAGCCGCGCGGCCGGGCCGGAGTCTGGGTGGCCACGCTCGCCGGGGCCTTCCTCATCGGCGGTGGCGCGACGGCCGGCGTGCTGGTCTGGCAGGACAACGACGGCGGTAAGGCGGACAACGCCGGAAAGGACGACAAGCCCTCCGTCAGCCGGTCCGAGGAGCCGAGCCAGGAGCCGGGCCGGTCCACTTCGCCGACCACGCCGGACCAGGAGCCGAGCGACAGCGCGAACCCCGCCGGCGGGACCGACGGGACCGAGATCCCC is a genomic window containing:
- a CDS encoding demethylmenaquinone methyltransferase — protein: MTRASLDKQPHEVATMFDDVAERYDLTNDVLSLGQTRLWRKEVAKAVDARPAQKVLDLAAGTATSSQPFAQAGAYVVPCDFSLGMLRVGKERHPWMPFTAGDGTKLPFKDDTFDAVTISFGLRNIQDTDLALRELYRVTKPGGRVVICEFSSPTWAPFRTVYTEYLMRALPPVARAVSSNPDAYVYLAESIRSWPDQPALAARLKDAGWSKVAWRNLTGGVVALHRGFKQG
- a CDS encoding zinc-ribbon domain-containing protein is translated as MASYCPHCGASAPDEARFCMKCGKERLPDPPVPDTPPAPAEAPSEPRPPASPPPPAYTPAPAPAPAATAPSPVGAFFGRTFRGDWAGAAQAALWPFALLLIGGLSFAIPSYGQGDEPVAGFTDRLRIALALLLQSVGGGFDVTGHEQRRPSFGDSDGFGTGSDGLGTGGLGSGGLGSDSSAATLEGTASLHIVPLTVTALWIVALLIGVRVLRNRLLARGYGHQGGGTAGLEAAVRVSLLATAGVLALSLFAQPEIEGVELSSSPVLAALGALGIALVVSYGVLHRADPLQVAARPGVQAAFRAVGTALRALAVVLVLCAVVAFVSLAQVDDLAEVSDLDDDGVSPLLVALLILPNLAVAALGISWGAGVEASVRGSGSLYGGRSESETFGLSELGDVTNDWAIVGALALGLVCALTLGVLAARRCASRGEQLLCAGVFFGLVLLLAAAGGLGVEASGAVTGESGFGGAGGNGGMEIGLSVPEVLLFGLLWIFPAALLGPYLLRMSGQSGAPAAPAYAPAVPPVPGAPAGTAASEAAALVTQSAPTGPATPPAPGTPVHTYGPHAVQLAPQPPAAAKPRGRAGVWVATLAGAFLIGGGATAGVLVWQDNDGGKADNAGKDDKPSVSRSEEPSQEPGRSTSPTTPDQEPSDSANPAGGTDGTEIPKGSERVTDSEGFSFAVPEGWTRQSVDPERPGQITYAGSTGREEFLVGVVRDAPYTSYENFTNIEKHTKSAPDKSDYQRIRMERNTFQGQDGAIWEYTYTDEADRTIHAVNQSYIAEDGTEYAIQLSWREDFWPAGEGAKTHRTALKTWRLTD